In the genome of Hyalangium ruber, the window GCGGCGCGTGTGCAGTCCTCTGCCCACCACCGCGGCATTTCCCTGACAGCCCTGTCACAACCCGGCAGCGCGCAAACCGTCCTCAAGGAGGCCCCCGGCGTCAGGTGTTCCGCGCCGCCCTACCCTCCGGGTTGAAGAAAGGACAATTCTGCTTTTCCACGGCTAGCGGATTTCCTCCTGCATCAAAAGATTATTTCGGCCCCTTGGTACTCCCACACAGTGCCACCACCGAGCACTGGGCCAAGGGGGGCGGATTCCCCTGGAGGAACCATGGAATCGAGGGTCGAGAAGGTGTCACTCGCGCGCGGCGTCCACTTCGCGGTAGTGCTCTGTGCATGGCTGGTAGCAGGGCCGGTGCTGGCCCAGACCCCCGAGGGACAGGTGCCCTGGCCCTATCGGGCGCCTGACGCGGCGCTGCCGTCCGCCCAGGAGTCCAGCCCAGAACTCTCGAGCAGCGCGGCCTCCACCCTCCTCTACGTGCATGGCCCCACCCTGGTCTTCACCATGGATCTGGCCACCCGCGCGGCGGCCGACCTGGGCGCCGCGGGCGTCACCCTCACCGATGTGGCGCTGGCCCCCAACGGCATCCTCTATGGCAGCAGCTTCGCCGGGCTCTACCGCATCGACACGACGACGGGTGCCACGACCCGGCTCCCAGGCTCCTACCCCGTCCTCATCAACGCCCTGGTCTGGTCGCCGGATGGCTCCCTGCTGGCCGCCGGCAGCCGGACACTCCTGCGCATCAACCCGACCACCTGTGCCGCGACCGTCATCGGCCAGTTCGGCATTCCGTACGACTCGGCGGGAGACCTGGAGTTCGGCGCGGATGGCGCGCTGTACCTGACCGCGACCGGGCCCACCGCGACGACCGCGCTCCTGAAGGTGAATCCCCATACGGGCGCGGCCACCGTCGTCGGAGACATCGGCTTCGCCGGGGTGTTCGGCCTGGTCCGCGACGCGGAGGGCAGGATGTGGGGCGGCACCGATTCGGGGACCCTCCTCGAGATCAACACCGCGACGGGGCAAGGCACGGCGGTCTTCTCCTCGCGCCGGGCCATCTGGGGCATGAGCGGCCACCCCCAGGTCCGCCCCACGGACACCACGCCCCCTGTCATCACCACGCCGGGCGATCTCACCCTGGAATGCACTGGCGCGGCGCCGCCCATCGCCTCGCAGGTGAGCGCGGTGGACGCGGAGGACGGACCCGTGTCGGTGACGTGTACGCCGGGCGGCGCGTACCCGCGGGGCACCACGCTCACCACCTGCTCGGCCTCGGACGCGGCGGGCAACGTGGCGACGGCCCAGTTCTCGGTGACGATGCTGGCCACGGGCGCTCCCACCCTGAGCCTGCTGGGCGACAGCGTCATGGAGCTGGAGTGCGGCGTGGACACCTATGTGGACCCGGGCGCCACGGCGCAGGACTCCTGCTCGAGCCCCTTGGTGGTCCACAAGTACAACTCGGGACAGGACGCGTACGGCCCCGGCCCCAACACCGCCGCCGAGGGCACCTATTCGGTGCAGTACATCGCCTGGGACGCGACGGGCTACACGGTGAGCGCCCTCCGCTCGGTGAAGGTGAAGGACAACCGTCCGCCGACGCTCCAGCTCCGAGGGCCCTCGCACATGATGCACACGTGCGGCCGTGGGTGGGTGGATCCCGGCGTGGAAGCGGTGGATGCGTGCTACGGGAACGTGGCCCCCACGGTGCGGACCACGGGCTTCGTGAACGGCTGGGTCCCAGGCACGTACACGGTGCGCTACGAGGTGACGGACAGCGGGGGTAACAGCGCTCCGCCCGTGACGCGTACCGTGCAGGTCGTCAACTGCCCCTGGTAGCGGCACCAGGCCTCAGCGGCGCAGCGGCAGCTCCACGGAGAAGGTGGAGCCACGGCCCGGCTCACTCGTGACGTGGATCTTCCCTCCGTGGATGTCGACGATCTGCCGCACGATGAAGAGCCCCAGCCCCATGCCCCCGAACGAGCGCGCGGAGGCGGCGCGCTCGAACTTGTCGAAGATGCGCGGCAGCGCCTCCGCTTCGATGCCCATGCCCTCATCACGGACCACGAGCCGGGCCTTCTCCCCGTCGGTCGTCACCTCGATGAAGAACGTGAGCTGGAGCTGGCAGCCGCACCGCTGCGCCTCGGCCGCGAACTGCTCCGCCACCGCCTGCACCATGTGAGCGCCCGCCAGCTGGGACTGTCGTCCGCGAGCGCGCCCTCCGGTGTGAAGCACCCACACCACCTGCCCCGTGGCCTCGGCCGCCGCGCGCACCGCGTCGTGGTTCACAGGCTGCGTCATGGCTTCAAAGCCCCTCGTGTCTGGCGCTGAACGGAAGCTCGCGCCCCCTGGCTGAGCGGACAGGTCCTGTTCTGTAAACTGGGCTCCTCCTTTAACAGGGTGGGCGCTGGGGAGGGGCCTTCTGAGAAGAAGGTGGCGCCTGCCATGTCGGTCATGCCCTGGCGCGGGGTCTCCCTCCATCGCTGTCCTGGAGCGAGCCCATGAGTGCTACCCCGGCAGAGACTCCTCAGGTGCTGAACCCCGAGCAGGTCGTTCGCGGGCTGCATCCGCTCATGATGGCAGGCAGCTTCATCCTGTCCCTGGCGGTCACGCTCCAATACGTGGGCCAGTGGCGGCTGATGGCCTGGGCCTTCGGGCTGTCGGTCCTGCGCATCCTGGCCAATGTGCTGCTCTCGAAGGTGTTCAACCGCTGGCTCGCGCCGAACACGGTGGAGTGGATCCGGATGGTCTGCAACGTGTCGGGCGTCGCGGGGATCGGGCTCATCGCGGGGTGGAGCCTGCTGCTGTGGATCTACATCCCCTTCGCCATGCTCTGGATCTTCGGGATGGAGGGGCAGAGCCGCCTCCGAGCCCTGACCTACCTGGTGCTCATGGACACGACGGCGCTGCTGAGCGGGGCGGATCCGTTCCAGCCCGTGGCCTTCACCCTCCTGGCGGTGCTGATCTTCCGGCTGACCGAGAAGCGGGCCGAGCTGCTGCAGCAGTCGCTGGAGCACATCATCCACCAGCGCGAGCAGCTCTCTCAGGCGCAGGGGCAGCTGCGGGTGCTGCATGAGCGTGCCCTGGAGCAAGAGAAGTTCTCCAGCCTGGGCATGATGGCCGCGGGCGTGGCGCATGAGATCAACAACCCGATGGCCTTCGTCACCAGCAACGTCCACTCGCTCTTCAAGGACTTGCAGCAGGAGCCGGTGCTGCCCGCGCCCTTGAAGGAGTACGTGGACGAGGTGCTGCCGGCGACGCTGGATGGCATCAAGCGGGTGAACGCCATCGTGTCGGACCTGCGGCGCTTCGCGCGGGGCGACCCGGAGGCCTATGCCGAGTACGACTTGAACGCCGAGGCGGAGGCCGCGATGCGGATCGCCCAGGGGCAGCTCGGCCACTGCCGGGTGGAGGTGGCGCTGGGCGAGGTGGGCCTGCTGGTGGGTCGGCCGCGGCAGATCGTCCAGGTGCTGGTGAACCTGCTGGTCAACGCCGGGCAGGCCACGGGTTCAACCGGCGTGGTGCGGCTGTCCACGCGCCGCCAGGGCGAGGGGGTATGCGTGGAGATCCGCGACACTGGCGCGGGGATGACGCCGGAGACGCTGCGCAACCTGTTCCAGCCGTTCTTCACCACCAAGCCGCCAGGCATGGGCATGGGGCTCGGGTTGGCGGTGGCCCATGGCCTCATCACCGGACAAGGTGGCCACATCCAGGTGGAGAGCGAGCCGGGCAAAGGCTCGTGTTTCACCCTGCACCTGCCCCGGGTGGCGCACCGCGCTGCGTTGAGCTCCAACAAGAGCCAGGGCGTGACCCTGGCGGCTGGCTAGCCGCGCAGCCGACAGGGTAGCACCGGACCCTATCCCCCGAGGCGGGCTCCTCCCGCTAGACTTGGCACGGCATGGCCGCTCCCACCCCCTCCTTGTCGCTCCCGAGCCGGTTGCTACAGGACCATCTGCGCCAGGACGTCCTGCCGCGGGAGTCCTCCATCTTCCGGTTCATGGGGGGGCTGACGGCGTTCTGCGGCGTGGCCGTGTTGCTGGTCGGGGGAATCATCGGCTGGGCGCTGTCGCTGTGCATCGCGTCGCTGATGGCCCTGCTGTGCCTCTACTACGTCTGCACCCTGTGGCTGGTGCGGCGCCGTGGGGGCCTGCCTCCCGTGATCCAGTGGGTGGACACCGCGGTGATGGTCTCCATTCCCGCGGTGGTCTTCGCCCTCGACACGCTCTTCAACGGCGCGGAGTACGCGCTCACCACGCCGCCGCTCGTGGTGTGGGCCGCTCCCATCGTGGTGTGCTCGCTGCGCGCGGGAAAGCGGCTCGCCTACGTGGCGGCGACGCTCGCGGCGCTGGAGTACCTCGCGCTGTACTTCGTGCTGGCGCTGCCCCGGCTTCCGGCCGACACGCTGAGCACGCTGACACCGCCGCTCATCGCCTTCCGCGCGGTGTTCCTCTTCGCGTACGGGCCGCTCACGGCCACGCTGGCTGGACACCTGGTGCGAAAGGCCGAGGAGACGCTGCGGCTCATCCGCGAGCGGGATGTGATGGGCAAGTACCTGCTGCACGAGCGCCTGGGCGTGGGCGGCATGGCGGAGGTGTTTCGCGCCACGTACAGCCCCGAGGGCGGTTTCGAGAAGCAGGTGGCGGTCAAGCGCATCCTCCCGGCCTATACGGAGAACGAGAAGTTCCTCGCCATGTTCCGGCGCGAGGCGGAGCTGGGCTCGCGGCTCATCCACCCCAACATCATCCAGGTGCTGGACCTGGGCCGGCACCAGGGCACCCTGTTCCTGGCCATGGAGTTCGTGGACGGGATGCCCCTGAGCACGCTCTTGCAGCGGCTGCCCGGCAAGCGGCTGCCCCCAGCGGCGGTAGCGTATATCGGCGCGGAGCTGGCCGGGGCGCTGACCTACCTGCACGGCCGCACGGACGCCAAGGGCGAACCGCTGGGGCTGGTACACCGGGACGTGAATCCGCCCAACGTGCTCCTGTCCTGCATCGGCGAGGTGAAGCTGTCGGACTTCGGCATCGTCCGGGCTCGGCACGAGGTGCCCATCACCCAGGGCAACGACGTGAAGGGCAAGGCGGGGTACATGGCGCCGGAGCAGACCTACGGGCAAACGATCGACGGCCGGGCGGACCTGTTCGCCCTGGGCCTCACGCTGCACGAGGCCCTCACCGGCCGGCCCACGCTGTACGGCGAAAACGAGGTGGCGCTGATGCTCGCCGCCTCGGAGCAGCAGGTGGCGCCGCCCTCCAAGCTCCAGCCCGGCATCTCCTCCGTGCTGGATGCCATCATCATGGGGCTGCTGCACCCGGAGGCGGCCCAGCGCACGCCCTCGGCCGAGGTGCTGCAGCGCCAGTTGCTCGTGCTCGCCGGGGACGAGGCCCCCTACCCTCAGGGCCGCCAGCTCCTCGTGGAGGCCGTGCGCCAGGCCCGGAACGCTCCGCCGAGCGGGCCGGACATCAGCGCGGCGCCCACGGTGTCCTTCGAGCGTCCGCAGCGGCGGTCCTGGGCCGGCTGAGCGTCCGGTACGGCTCAGCCTCGCTCCAGGGCGATGAAGCATTTGGGGCAGGAGCGTAGGCTCCGGGCCTTGCGGCGGATGTCCGGGTCGAGATCCAGCGACGCATCACACGCCGGGCAGCGCCACACCGCGCAGGACAGGCCTCCGATCAGCCCTGCTCCCGCGATGACGAAGAACTCGGTCCACTCCCAATGCTCGAAGAGGATGAAGCCCACGATCGCGGCTGGGATGGTCCCCAGCCGCATCCCCAGGGTGATCCACATCCGGCGCCGGAAGGACTTGTGGACCCGATTCGTGAAGGCAATCCCGCTCTCCTGCCGCGAGAAGCGCTCCCCCGGAGTGCGGCCCGTACCCGCCGCGCGCTCCTGGCGTTCGGGAGCGGGCGGCTGTGATGGAAGCTCGAGGGAACGGGGGCGCTGCCCACGCTCGGACTCCTCTGTTCCCGCCCGCCCGAACTCCACCGCCAGCTCCGCCGTCTCCTTCACCACGCCCTGCAACTGGTCCCCGGTGAGGCTGGGCGGGAGCGGGACGATCAGTTCGTCTCCCGCGAGGCGAGCCCGGGGGTGCGTGGTGAGGAACGCGGGCAGATGCCGCAGCAGCGCCTCGTCCTTCAACAGGCGGATGGCGGCGGCGGGGTTGAGCGCTCGCACGTGGACGCACGTGTCGAAGGCGGGTACGCCCACTTGGATGTCTCGGAAGCCCGCGAAGCGCCCCGAGGCGCCGACCGCCTGCTCCGATTCGATCTGGAGCCCGGTAACGAGCGGCCCCGGAATGCGCGCCCGGGTCACGAACTCCCGCCGAGCGTTGAGCTCCAACCGCACGTCGGTGCCAAAGAGCCGTCCGCGCGCACCGCTCGGACCGGGAGGGCCCAACCCCAGGGTCTTCGCGAACTCCTCGAAGCGCTGGGAGATTTCATCGACCGTAGCCATGGTGGTACCCGAATAGATACCACCCGCCCGAGGCTCCAGGCACCCTGCCCCGCCCCGGTGCGAGGGCCATCATGCGGTGGTGAGCAAGCGGGCGGTGGTGTCTCGTACCGCGCGCCGCGTGGCCTCATCCTCGGCGACTGGAGGCCAGGACTGCTCGGCCTCCTCCACGAGCCAGCGCGCCTCACCGGGGGAAGACCAGCGCTCGCGGGCGAGGATCCGCGCCAGACGCGCGGCACACACCTCGGGTGCCTCCCAGCTTCGCTTCGCCAGCGACAGCAGCCAGCCGATGGGGCCCGAGCGCGCCCCAAGGTCCGTGCGCACCACGCCCGGGTGGAGCACGACAACGTCGATCGCCGGATAGGCGGCGGCGATGTCTCGCATGGCGAGAGCGAAGCAGAGCTTGGTGTTGCAGTAGGTGCGGATGCCGGAGAAGTCACCGCCGGTGGGAGTCCGGGCGGCGTCGAAGCGCCCCTTGAAGATCAACCCGGCGCTCACGACCATGATGCGGCGCAGGCGCTCGGCGTCGAGGAGCGCCTTCTGCATCATCAGGGGCGCCAGGTGGTTGACGGTGAAGGCGGTCTCGAAGCCTTCCGGGGTAAGCACCCGCTTGGAAGGCCACAGCCCGGCATTGTGGATGAGCGTCGCGCCCGGGGTGACGACCTCGACCAGGCGCTGCCCGAGGGCACGGGCCTCGGAGAGTGACGAGAGATCCCCCGGCACCGCGATGGCACGGCCGCCCTTCTGCTCGACGGCGGTAACGAGCGCGTCCAGGCGAGCGCGGTCCCGAGCGACAAGGACGAGGCGATCGTCGCGCCGCTCGGCGAGCGCCAGGGCCAGGGAGTGACCGATACCGCGAGAGGCGCCGGTGAGGATCAAGTCAGCCATGCCCCAAGCCTAGACAGGCGGGTCTCGAAAGTGGAATTTTATTCCAATTACGACGGACCCATGGGTCCAGGGCGATCGACCGCGGACAGCGCTCCGCATAGGGTGGAGCGCGCATGAGTCCCCCTCGAAGTGACGGAGTGAAGCGACGTGACGCGCTCCTGGACGCGGCGTTGCGATGCTTCGTGGAGCGGGGAGTGCTCGGCACGGGAATCGAGGAGATCCGCCGGGCGGCGGGGGCGAGCCCGTCGAGCGTCTACCACCTCTTCAACGGGCTGACCGGCATCACCCTGGCTCTACTGGAGCGCACCTTCGAGCGTCTCTTCGCGCACCTGACGGCGAGGGTGACGACGACGACGACGGCGGAGAAAGCGGTCATCGCCCTCGTGGATGGGCACCTCGAATGGATCCTTGGCCACCCGGACGAGGGGCGCTTCATGTACCAGGCCACTGCGCTCGAGTTCGAAGCCGACGCGAGGGACGCGCTTCAGGCGAGAAAGGCCGAGATGCTGGGGCCGATCGTCCTCCACCTGGGCCGCTTCATCGCCGAGGGGATGCTGCCCGCGTGGTCCCCGCTGGCCCTCGATGTGGTGCTGCTCGGCCCGAGTCACGAGGCGTGCCGCCGCTTCCTCGCCGGGGCTCCGCTCGATCCGGAGTGGATGCGCGCCACCCTGCCCCAGCTCGCCTGGCAGAGCGTCGCGCCCCGGCGCTCTACCCGACGTCGCTGATCAGGAACACCCGCCTCACTCCAGGACTCGCGACCCCTCCGGAGGCTCGTCCGTGGGAGCGCGGAAGCAGGCGCGCACCTCTCCGCAGGAGTGCGGGTGTACCAGGTCGTCGTCGGGCCCGACGCTTTCACCTGTCGCGACGCACCAGAACGTCGCGGTCGAGACGAAGCCCGCATCCCAGGACACCGCCGCGTCGTACCGGACGCCGGGCGTTCCCTTCGAACGCATCCGTCGGCAGACGCGCGGCGGCTTCTGCTCGGGGCTCGAGTCCATGCGCTCCCTCAGGCCGCGGCCGCAGCCAACACCGTTCTCCGAATCACCGCTTCGAGGACCGGAACCTTGTAGGCGTTCTTCGACAGGGGCGTCGCCCCCTTCACGGCCGTCTGCGCCACCTGTCGCGCGAGCCCCTCATCCAGCGTCTTCCCCACGAGGAGCTTCTCGGCCTCCGTCGCCCGCCGAGGCGTGGGCGCGACCCAGCCCATGGCGATCGACGCCTGCCGGATGGTCTTCCCCTCCATCTGCAGCACCACCGCCACGTCGCAGATGGGCCAGTCGTAGCTCTCCCGCTCACCCTGCTTGTGGTAGGCCGCCTTCGTTCCCGCTCCCGGCGCGGGGATGCGCACGCGCGTCAACAGCTCGTTCGGCGCGATGACCGTGTCACGCGGGCGATTCATGTCCGGCGGCAACAGGAACTCGGACAGGGGCACCACCCGCGACTTGCCTCCAGGGCCACTCAGCTCCACCGAGGCGCCATAGGCCACCAGGGCCGTGGCAGGGGTGGAGGCATGCACCATCACCGTGCGCTGGTTGTCGAAGATGGCGTGGTACTGGTTCTGGCCCGCGCGGACCCGCTCCACATCGTCTCCCCCGGCCTGATGAAAGTGGTCATGCCGGAAGTACCAGCAGCGGGGCCGCTGGAGCAGGTTCCCGCCAATCGTGGCGGCATTGCGGACCTGGGGAGTCGCGGCGTGCTCGGCCGCATCCGCCAGCGCCACGAAGCGACGGCGCACCTCGGACTCCCGCGAGAGGCGGGCCAGCGTCACCAGGGCGCCAAGCTCCAGGCCCTGTTTGGCATCGAAGCGCACCCCGTCCATTCCCTTGATGGTCTTGAGGTTGACCACCCGGCGCGGGGCCACCACCCCATTCTTCATCAGATCCAGCAGGTCCATTCCTCCGGCCTTGGCGACGACCGGCTGGCGCTCGTTGCCTTCACCCAGCAACGAGACGGCCTGCTCCACGGATTCAGCGTCTACCCATTCGAAGCTCTGCATGAATCCTCCGATTCGACTCAGGCGCGCAGCGCCGCGAGCACGTTCGCGGGCGTCATCGGAAGCGTCCGAATGCGCTTGCCCGTCGCGTTGTAGAAGGCATTGGCCACCGCCGCCGCGGTCGCCACGTTGGCGGGCTCGGCGACTCCGCGCGCATCCGTCGAGGACTGCGCCCCGAGCTGCTCGAGCAGGATGACCTCGATGTTCGGCACCTCGCGCGAACCGACGATCTTGTACTGGTCCACGTTGGCGTTGAGCTGCTGACCGCTGCCGGGGTCCAGGTGCCGCTCCTCGTAGAGGGCGTAGCTCACCCCCTGAATCACCCCGCCGTAGATCTGGCTCTCGGTGAGCTTGGGGTTGATGGGTCGCCCGCAGTCATGCACCGCGACCAGCCGCTCCACCTTGACGATGCCCGTCTCGGTATCCACCGAGACCTCAGCGAACTGCACGCCTCCGATGCCATGCTTGCTGATGCTCATCTCATCGGTCTGCATCATGTAGCCGTCGTAGTCGTCACGGCGCTCGGCCCGGTGGGAGATCTCCTGGAACCGGGCCTTCTTGACCGCCTCCCGGAACGGCATCGCCGATGAGGCCTTGCCCTTCACCATCACCTTGCTGTCGGCGAAGACGATGTCGTCCGCGTTCGCCTGGAGGATGGGAGCCAGCCGCGCGGCCAGGTCCCGGGCACAGCGATAGGCGGCGTTGCGAGCCGCGGGCGTCAGGGAGCTGGTGACCCGGCTGCCTCCGGAGGCGGGCCCCGTCGGATAGCGGGTGTCCCCCACGTAGGAGCCAATCTCCTCGGGACGCAGGCCGAACTCCTCGGCCACCACCTGCGCGAGGATGGTGCGCGTCCCCGTGCCGATGTCCTGCGTGGCGCTGAAGGCCTCGACGGAGCCATCCCCCGTCACCCGCACCTCACAGGCCGTGTGCCGGTGGACCAGGTAGAGCCACTGGGACTGGGCGAACCCGACTCCGCGCTTGATGGGCCCCTTGTCCGAGCCCGCGGGCCGCCGCTTGTTCCA includes:
- a CDS encoding serine/threonine-protein kinase encodes the protein MAAPTPSLSLPSRLLQDHLRQDVLPRESSIFRFMGGLTAFCGVAVLLVGGIIGWALSLCIASLMALLCLYYVCTLWLVRRRGGLPPVIQWVDTAVMVSIPAVVFALDTLFNGAEYALTTPPLVVWAAPIVVCSLRAGKRLAYVAATLAALEYLALYFVLALPRLPADTLSTLTPPLIAFRAVFLFAYGPLTATLAGHLVRKAEETLRLIRERDVMGKYLLHERLGVGGMAEVFRATYSPEGGFEKQVAVKRILPAYTENEKFLAMFRREAELGSRLIHPNIIQVLDLGRHQGTLFLAMEFVDGMPLSTLLQRLPGKRLPPAAVAYIGAELAGALTYLHGRTDAKGEPLGLVHRDVNPPNVLLSCIGEVKLSDFGIVRARHEVPITQGNDVKGKAGYMAPEQTYGQTIDGRADLFALGLTLHEALTGRPTLYGENEVALMLAASEQQVAPPSKLQPGISSVLDAIIMGLLHPEAAQRTPSAEVLQRQLLVLAGDEAPYPQGRQLLVEAVRQARNAPPSGPDISAAPTVSFERPQRRSWAG
- a CDS encoding TetR/AcrR family transcriptional regulator, encoding MSPPRSDGVKRRDALLDAALRCFVERGVLGTGIEEIRRAAGASPSSVYHLFNGLTGITLALLERTFERLFAHLTARVTTTTTAEKAVIALVDGHLEWILGHPDEGRFMYQATALEFEADARDALQARKAEMLGPIVLHLGRFIAEGMLPAWSPLALDVVLLGPSHEACRRFLAGAPLDPEWMRATLPQLAWQSVAPRRSTRRR
- a CDS encoding sensor histidine kinase, encoding MSATPAETPQVLNPEQVVRGLHPLMMAGSFILSLAVTLQYVGQWRLMAWAFGLSVLRILANVLLSKVFNRWLAPNTVEWIRMVCNVSGVAGIGLIAGWSLLLWIYIPFAMLWIFGMEGQSRLRALTYLVLMDTTALLSGADPFQPVAFTLLAVLIFRLTEKRAELLQQSLEHIIHQREQLSQAQGQLRVLHERALEQEKFSSLGMMAAGVAHEINNPMAFVTSNVHSLFKDLQQEPVLPAPLKEYVDEVLPATLDGIKRVNAIVSDLRRFARGDPEAYAEYDLNAEAEAAMRIAQGQLGHCRVEVALGEVGLLVGRPRQIVQVLVNLLVNAGQATGSTGVVRLSTRRQGEGVCVEIRDTGAGMTPETLRNLFQPFFTTKPPGMGMGLGLAVAHGLITGQGGHIQVESEPGKGSCFTLHLPRVAHRAALSSNKSQGVTLAAG
- a CDS encoding immunoglobulin-like domain-containing protein, with the translated sequence MESRVEKVSLARGVHFAVVLCAWLVAGPVLAQTPEGQVPWPYRAPDAALPSAQESSPELSSSAASTLLYVHGPTLVFTMDLATRAAADLGAAGVTLTDVALAPNGILYGSSFAGLYRIDTTTGATTRLPGSYPVLINALVWSPDGSLLAAGSRTLLRINPTTCAATVIGQFGIPYDSAGDLEFGADGALYLTATGPTATTALLKVNPHTGAATVVGDIGFAGVFGLVRDAEGRMWGGTDSGTLLEINTATGQGTAVFSSRRAIWGMSGHPQVRPTDTTPPVITTPGDLTLECTGAAPPIASQVSAVDAEDGPVSVTCTPGGAYPRGTTLTTCSASDAAGNVATAQFSVTMLATGAPTLSLLGDSVMELECGVDTYVDPGATAQDSCSSPLVVHKYNSGQDAYGPGPNTAAEGTYSVQYIAWDATGYTVSALRSVKVKDNRPPTLQLRGPSHMMHTCGRGWVDPGVEAVDACYGNVAPTVRTTGFVNGWVPGTYTVRYEVTDSGGNSAPPVTRTVQVVNCPW
- a CDS encoding FAD binding domain-containing protein translates to MQSFEWVDAESVEQAVSLLGEGNERQPVVAKAGGMDLLDLMKNGVVAPRRVVNLKTIKGMDGVRFDAKQGLELGALVTLARLSRESEVRRRFVALADAAEHAATPQVRNAATIGGNLLQRPRCWYFRHDHFHQAGGDDVERVRAGQNQYHAIFDNQRTVMVHASTPATALVAYGASVELSGPGGKSRVVPLSEFLLPPDMNRPRDTVIAPNELLTRVRIPAPGAGTKAAYHKQGERESYDWPICDVAVVLQMEGKTIRQASIAMGWVAPTPRRATEAEKLLVGKTLDEGLARQVAQTAVKGATPLSKNAYKVPVLEAVIRRTVLAAAAA
- a CDS encoding SDR family NAD(P)-dependent oxidoreductase, whose product is MADLILTGASRGIGHSLALALAERRDDRLVLVARDRARLDALVTAVEQKGGRAIAVPGDLSSLSEARALGQRLVEVVTPGATLIHNAGLWPSKRVLTPEGFETAFTVNHLAPLMMQKALLDAERLRRIMVVSAGLIFKGRFDAARTPTGGDFSGIRTYCNTKLCFALAMRDIAAAYPAIDVVVLHPGVVRTDLGARSGPIGWLLSLAKRSWEAPEVCAARLARILARERWSSPGEARWLVEEAEQSWPPVAEDEATRRAVRDTTARLLTTA
- a CDS encoding sensor histidine kinase translates to MTQPVNHDAVRAAAEATGQVVWVLHTGGRARGRQSQLAGAHMVQAVAEQFAAEAQRCGCQLQLTFFIEVTTDGEKARLVVRDEGMGIEAEALPRIFDKFERAASARSFGGMGLGLFIVRQIVDIHGGKIHVTSEPGRGSTFSVELPLRR